The following coding sequences lie in one Leptospira hartskeerlii genomic window:
- a CDS encoding adenosine deaminase has product MDSNLGFADLHNHLYGSLKPELLRRIGLNNPSPRWEIFTKPFQELYGKSINTETFFEDHKSLEDFKKIYLFNHQGPFPEFQAKFNLIIALSKFDPQEVKFVSKHITKDQYEEGVVFGEYRIMYSPLDTYEGIYSKTLAACEGFEEAESELSGKAKSRLVVSLHRDGEVFKEYEMLKEMMEKDPLIKKYLVGLDFCYIEEGFPPKGKREFLKEVQKDNIAETSTALTVLYHVGESFLDKTLLSASRWVVESAEWGAHRLGHAIAVGLDPTAYLGKKVLEPVSEREDTLRFQLDHWEEISKYGELPPKKRLESELDSIRHKEKVEISVTENLVSETKAFQEYCMDRIKNTNAVIESCPSSNEYIGMVRDKTHHPLVRFASNDLKFTISTDDPGIFGTNIKEEYDKAESLGLDTTLLEKIRKNSFQYTSEILSGRINSEQGVVL; this is encoded by the coding sequence ATGGATTCGAATTTAGGATTTGCTGACCTTCACAATCATCTATACGGTAGTCTGAAACCTGAACTTCTTAGGCGGATTGGATTGAACAATCCTTCTCCTCGTTGGGAAATTTTTACAAAACCTTTCCAAGAACTTTATGGAAAGTCCATCAATACGGAAACATTCTTCGAGGACCATAAGTCTTTAGAAGATTTTAAAAAAATCTATTTATTTAATCACCAAGGGCCCTTTCCCGAATTCCAAGCAAAGTTTAACTTGATCATTGCACTTTCTAAATTCGATCCACAAGAGGTTAAATTTGTATCTAAACATATCACTAAGGATCAATACGAAGAAGGTGTTGTCTTCGGAGAATATCGTATCATGTATTCTCCACTTGATACTTATGAGGGAATCTATTCTAAAACTTTGGCCGCTTGCGAAGGTTTTGAAGAAGCGGAATCCGAACTTTCAGGAAAAGCAAAATCTCGCTTGGTAGTCTCCTTACATAGGGACGGAGAAGTTTTTAAAGAATACGAAATGTTAAAGGAGATGATGGAAAAAGATCCTCTCATAAAAAAATATTTAGTAGGATTAGATTTTTGTTATATTGAGGAGGGCTTTCCTCCGAAAGGTAAAAGAGAATTTTTAAAAGAAGTACAAAAAGATAATATTGCGGAAACTTCTACGGCGCTCACAGTTCTTTATCATGTGGGAGAATCTTTTTTGGACAAAACTCTTCTCTCCGCATCTCGTTGGGTTGTAGAATCTGCAGAATGGGGAGCACATAGGCTCGGACATGCAATTGCGGTGGGTTTGGATCCAACCGCTTATCTTGGAAAAAAAGTTTTAGAGCCAGTTTCCGAAAGAGAAGATACTCTCAGATTCCAATTAGATCATTGGGAAGAAATTTCTAAGTACGGAGAATTACCTCCTAAAAAAAGATTGGAATCCGAATTGGATTCGATCCGACATAAGGAGAAGGTAGAAATTTCCGTTACTGAAAACCTTGTCTCTGAAACAAAGGCATTTCAAGAGTATTGTATGGATCGGATCAAAAATACGAATGCTGTCATCGAGTCTTGCCCTAGCTCCAACGAATATATTGGAATGGTCCGAGATAAAACTCATCATCCTTTAGTTAGATTCGCTAGTAATGATCTAAAATTTACCATCTCGACCGATGATCCTGGAATTTTCGGAACTAATATCAAAGAAGAATATGATAAGGCAGAAAGTTTAGGACTAGATACTACACTTTTGGAAAAGATCAGAAAGAATTCTTTTCAATATACATCTGAAATTCTTTCCGGAAGAATAAATTCGGAACAAGGAGTAGTTCTCTGA